In a genomic window of Candidatus Methylomirabilota bacterium:
- a CDS encoding alkaline phosphatase family protein: MDRVRLLTAAVVCLLLVACSAALNGDGALRGDHAPFDHIVVLFLENRSFDHLFGTYPGAEGLASYVGSQADKNGVTYPTLPAPLGRDGQPDPRFPDDLPNAPFPLLHFVGPFDQTNNPVHRFHHMQRQYGAGVDGVAMGKWVTEGTSGGITMGYYDRSAVPVHWRLADEFVLLDNYFQGIHGGSFANHFYLISGTLARYQQAPAAERIELGPGGRVVKDGEVDPEGYVVNNLDPPYPPQRVQHILKSPQTVPTIADRLDAAGVTWAWYAAGWAAGTDAVRHGLMPHHNPFQYVKRIMETPHGRAHIRDVEDLVSALRGGGLPEVAFVKPAARDNAHAVSSTVGAGDRWLREVLRELMASRYWPRLAVVITYDEGGGWFDHVRPPVIDRFGLGSRVPALIVSPYAKRGYIGHRQYDHASILKLIEWRFGLEPLTDRDRRAQAFLEAFDFSRPPRAPIDLP; this comes from the coding sequence ATGGACCGCGTCCGGCTTCTCACTGCCGCCGTCGTCTGCCTGCTGCTGGTCGCCTGCAGTGCCGCGCTCAACGGCGACGGCGCGCTGCGCGGCGATCACGCGCCCTTCGATCACATCGTCGTGCTCTTTCTCGAGAACCGCTCGTTCGACCACCTGTTCGGCACGTACCCGGGCGCCGAGGGGCTGGCCAGCTACGTGGGCAGCCAGGCGGACAAGAACGGCGTGACGTACCCCACGCTGCCGGCGCCGCTCGGGCGCGACGGCCAGCCCGACCCGCGCTTCCCCGACGATCTCCCCAACGCGCCGTTCCCGCTGCTGCACTTCGTGGGGCCTTTCGACCAGACCAACAATCCGGTCCACCGCTTTCATCACATGCAGCGGCAGTACGGCGCCGGCGTCGACGGCGTGGCCATGGGCAAGTGGGTGACCGAGGGGACGAGCGGCGGGATCACCATGGGCTATTACGACCGCTCGGCCGTGCCCGTGCACTGGCGTCTGGCCGACGAGTTCGTCCTCCTCGACAACTACTTCCAGGGGATCCACGGCGGCTCGTTCGCGAATCACTTCTATCTGATCTCGGGGACGCTCGCGCGGTACCAGCAGGCGCCGGCCGCCGAGCGCATCGAGCTCGGGCCCGGCGGGCGCGTGGTGAAGGACGGAGAGGTCGATCCCGAGGGCTACGTCGTGAACAACCTCGACCCGCCCTATCCGCCGCAGCGCGTGCAGCATATTCTGAAGTCCCCCCAGACCGTGCCCACCATCGCCGACCGGCTCGACGCGGCCGGTGTCACCTGGGCGTGGTACGCGGCCGGCTGGGCCGCGGGCACCGACGCCGTCCGCCACGGCCTCATGCCCCACCACAATCCCTTCCAGTACGTGAAGCGCATCATGGAGACGCCGCACGGGCGCGCCCACATCCGCGACGTCGAGGACCTGGTGAGCGCGCTGCGCGGCGGGGGCCTGCCGGAGGTCGCCTTCGTCAAGCCGGCCGCGCGGGACAACGCGCACGCGGTGTCCTCCACCGTCGGGGCCGGGGACCGGTGGCTCCGCGAGGTCCTGCGCGAGCTCATGGCCAGCCGCTACTGGCCCCGCCTGGCCGTGGTGATCACCTACGACGAGGGCGGGGGATGGTTCGATCACGTGCGCCCGCCGGTGATCGACCGCTTCGGCCTCGGTTCGCGCGTGCCGGCGTTGATCGTCTCGCCCTACGCCAAGCGCGGCTACATCGGCCACCGCCAGTACGATCACGCCTCGATCCTGAAGCTGATCGAGTGGCGCTTCGGACTCGAGCCCCTGACCGACCGTGACCGGCGGGCGCAAGCGTTTCTGGAAGCCTTCGACTTCTCCCGCCCTCCCCGCGCGCCGATCGATCTTCCGTGA
- a CDS encoding alpha/beta hydrolase fold domain-containing protein, with product MSKPDLLEAVEIETGPAPRAAVVWMHGLGADGHDFVPLVPELDLPETLPVRFVFPHAPPRPVTINRGYVMRAWYDIRGDTGERRADEAGVRDSHQRIEALIEREKARGIAAARIVLAGFSQGGAMALHTGLRYPERLAGIMALSCFLPLADALAAEASPANRDVPIFMAHGTEDATIPIARARQSRDRLLELGYRVEWREYRMPHSVWAEEIRDISGWLRTMLGAR from the coding sequence GTGAGCAAGCCTGATCTTCTGGAGGCGGTCGAGATCGAGACCGGGCCCGCGCCCCGGGCGGCGGTCGTCTGGATGCACGGCCTCGGCGCCGACGGCCACGACTTCGTGCCCCTGGTGCCCGAGCTGGATCTGCCGGAGACGCTGCCCGTCCGCTTCGTCTTCCCTCACGCGCCGCCGCGGCCGGTGACGATCAACCGCGGCTACGTCATGCGCGCCTGGTACGACATCCGGGGCGACACGGGCGAGCGGCGCGCGGACGAGGCGGGCGTGCGAGACTCCCACCAGCGGATCGAGGCGCTGATCGAGCGCGAGAAGGCGCGGGGGATCGCGGCGGCGCGCATCGTCCTCGCCGGCTTCTCCCAGGGCGGCGCCATGGCGCTGCACACCGGGCTGCGCTACCCCGAGCGCCTGGCCGGGATCATGGCGCTCTCGTGCTTCTTGCCGCTAGCCGACGCGCTGGCCGCCGAGGCCAGCCCGGCCAACCGCGACGTCCCCATCTTCATGGCTCACGGGACGGAGGACGCGACCATCCCCATCGCCCGCGCGCGCCAGTCGCGCGACCGGCTGCTGGAGCTGGGCTACCGGGTGGAGTGGCGCGAGTACCGGATGCCGCACTCCGTGTGGGCCGAGGAGATTCGCGACATCTCGGGCTGGCTGCGCACGATGCTCGGCGCGCGCTGA
- a CDS encoding VIT1/CCC1 transporter family protein gives MTAPAAAPDRKLGAKLILDELFDLSLYTALRDVSTGDVQKTLDELIAIETTHFNFWQDFFQLRITRLDPGRRLKLWLVHLACRLLGPLAVQLVLEAIEVYGVRKYLSLWDAYQGGPLGEAVRGILEDELKHEDRVVSELTARKINPRRIRDIFLGMNDGLVEILGAVSGFFGAFGNPALVLIAASTTAVAGSLSMAAGAYVASSSEQEVARTERRRARFLGTEASGVATADRAWVSALFVGVSYFAGALVPVLPVLLGAPSALASLVAAGAMIMAVSLVLAFLSGMDVRRRVLTNLVIIAAAVGVTYGIGVLVQTIWGISL, from the coding sequence GTGACCGCGCCCGCGGCGGCGCCCGATCGCAAGCTGGGCGCGAAGCTCATCCTCGACGAGCTCTTCGACCTCTCCCTCTACACGGCGCTGCGGGACGTCAGCACCGGCGACGTCCAGAAGACGCTGGACGAGCTGATCGCGATCGAGACGACGCACTTCAACTTCTGGCAGGACTTTTTCCAGCTCCGCATCACGCGCCTCGATCCGGGGCGCCGCCTCAAGCTCTGGCTCGTGCATCTGGCCTGCCGGCTCTTGGGGCCGCTGGCGGTCCAGCTCGTGCTGGAGGCCATCGAGGTGTACGGCGTGCGGAAGTACCTCTCGCTGTGGGACGCCTACCAGGGCGGGCCCCTCGGCGAGGCCGTGCGCGGGATCCTCGAAGACGAGCTCAAGCACGAGGACCGGGTGGTCAGCGAGCTGACCGCGCGCAAGATCAACCCCCGGCGGATCCGCGACATCTTCCTGGGCATGAACGACGGCCTGGTGGAGATCCTCGGCGCGGTCAGCGGATTCTTCGGCGCGTTCGGGAACCCCGCCCTGGTCCTCATCGCCGCCTCCACCACGGCGGTGGCCGGCTCGCTCTCCATGGCCGCCGGCGCCTACGTCGCCTCCAGCTCCGAGCAGGAGGTGGCGCGGACGGAGCGGCGGCGGGCGCGCTTTCTGGGCACCGAGGCTTCCGGGGTGGCCACCGCCGACCGCGCCTGGGTCTCCGCGCTCTTCGTCGGCGTCAGCTACTTCGCGGGGGCGCTCGTCCCGGTGCTCCCCGTCCTCCTGGGCGCGCCGAGCGCGCTGGCCTCCCTCGTCGCGGCCGGCGCCATGATCATGGCGGTCTCGCTGGTCCTGGCGTTCCTGTCCGGCATGGATGTCCGCCGGCGTGTGCTCACCAATCTCGTCATCATCGCCGCGGCCGTGGGCGTCACCTATGGGATCGGCGTCCTGGTCCAGACCATCTGGGGGATCTCGCTATGA
- a CDS encoding molybdopterin cofactor-binding domain-containing protein → MATIPSKLMGAEVKRKEDPRLVTGRSSYVGDIVLPGLHHVAFVRSPHAHARIRRIDPSTALRRPGVRAVLTGQDIRAHCAPLPVAGAGEGGQGTDGGGRKHCALSLDRVRYVGEAVAAVVATSEAAARDAVEDVRVDWEPLPAVIDPFAAMADGAPLLHDDAPRNVEHENQIKAGEPDRVFARARRVVRQRMVSQRLCGVPLEGRAALAAPDPATGGLTLWVTNQAPHSFRNDLAGALRLPQNLVRVIAPEVGGGFGVKFGVYPEDAALAVIARLLGIPVRWVETRTEHMLATTHGRDQVADLEAAVEDDGTIAALRMHVVANLGAYPIFTFIPDLTLMMGVGVYRIPSVDLRSTCVFTTTTPVAAYRGAGRPEAAYYVERLIDLVAAELGRTPEEVRRRNFIPPDAFPYQAPTGQRYDSGQYDRALSKALELARIDDLRKEQRQRLERGDRHLLGVGIACYVEMCGFGPFESAVVRVEPGGTVTAYTGTSAHGQGHETTFSQIIADYLGVDFDKVVVRHGDTLNTPMGNGTGGSRSLAVGGTAILNAALKVQDKARRIAARMLEAAAEDIVLADGRYGVRGAPTSTVTLAEIAAHAYGSALPEGMEAGLEATDFFRPPQLVYPFGAHVAVVEADRETGCVRVRDFVAVDDCGFRISPMIVAGQVHGGLAQGIAQALLETLVYGEDGQLLTGSLMDYAVPHADDLPSFTTAETVTPTPFNPLGAKGIGEAATIGSTPAIVNAVVDALRSFGVRHLDMPLRSERVWRALKGAV, encoded by the coding sequence ATGGCGACCATTCCATCGAAGCTCATGGGGGCGGAGGTCAAGCGCAAGGAGGACCCGCGACTCGTCACCGGCCGCTCGTCCTACGTCGGCGACATCGTGCTGCCGGGCCTGCACCACGTGGCGTTCGTCCGGAGCCCTCACGCGCACGCGCGCATTCGGCGGATCGACCCGTCGACGGCGCTCCGGCGCCCCGGCGTGCGCGCCGTCCTGACGGGCCAGGACATCCGCGCTCACTGCGCGCCGCTTCCCGTGGCCGGCGCCGGCGAGGGCGGTCAGGGAACGGACGGCGGCGGACGCAAGCACTGCGCGCTGTCCCTGGACCGCGTGCGCTACGTGGGCGAGGCGGTGGCGGCGGTCGTCGCGACGTCGGAGGCGGCCGCCCGCGATGCCGTCGAGGACGTGCGCGTGGACTGGGAGCCGCTGCCCGCCGTGATCGACCCCTTCGCGGCCATGGCCGACGGGGCGCCCTTGCTCCACGACGACGCGCCCCGCAACGTCGAGCACGAAAACCAGATCAAGGCCGGCGAGCCGGACCGCGTCTTCGCCCGGGCCCGGCGCGTCGTCCGCCAGCGCATGGTCAGCCAGCGCCTCTGCGGCGTGCCGCTGGAGGGGCGGGCAGCCCTCGCCGCGCCCGATCCCGCCACCGGCGGCCTCACCCTGTGGGTGACCAACCAGGCCCCGCACTCCTTCCGCAACGATCTGGCCGGCGCCCTCCGCCTGCCCCAGAACCTGGTGCGCGTGATCGCGCCCGAGGTGGGCGGCGGGTTCGGCGTGAAGTTCGGCGTCTACCCCGAGGACGCGGCGCTGGCCGTCATCGCGCGGCTGCTCGGCATTCCCGTGCGCTGGGTGGAGACGCGGACCGAGCACATGCTGGCGACCACGCACGGGCGCGACCAGGTCGCCGACCTCGAGGCCGCCGTGGAGGACGACGGCACCATCGCGGCGCTCCGCATGCACGTCGTGGCCAACCTCGGCGCCTACCCGATCTTCACGTTCATCCCCGATCTCACGCTCATGATGGGCGTGGGGGTCTACCGCATCCCGAGCGTGGACCTCCGCTCCACTTGCGTGTTCACCACCACGACGCCGGTCGCCGCCTACCGGGGCGCCGGCCGTCCGGAGGCCGCCTACTACGTCGAGCGCCTCATCGACCTCGTCGCCGCCGAGCTGGGCCGGACGCCCGAGGAGGTGCGCCGGCGCAACTTCATCCCGCCCGACGCCTTCCCCTACCAGGCGCCGACCGGCCAGCGCTACGACAGCGGCCAGTACGACCGCGCGCTCAGCAAGGCGCTCGAGCTGGCCCGCATCGACGACCTGCGCAAGGAGCAGCGGCAGCGCCTGGAGCGCGGCGACCGCCACCTCCTCGGCGTCGGCATCGCGTGCTACGTAGAGATGTGCGGCTTCGGCCCCTTCGAGAGCGCGGTGGTGCGCGTCGAGCCGGGCGGCACCGTCACCGCCTACACGGGCACCTCCGCCCACGGGCAGGGCCACGAAACCACCTTCTCCCAGATCATCGCGGACTACCTGGGCGTGGACTTCGACAAGGTCGTCGTCCGCCACGGCGACACGCTCAACACGCCGATGGGCAACGGCACCGGCGGCAGTCGCAGCCTCGCCGTCGGCGGCACCGCGATCCTCAACGCGGCGCTGAAGGTGCAGGACAAGGCGCGGCGGATCGCCGCCCGCATGCTGGAGGCGGCGGCCGAAGACATCGTGCTGGCCGACGGGCGCTACGGGGTGCGGGGCGCGCCGACGAGCACCGTCACCCTGGCCGAGATCGCCGCCCACGCCTACGGCAGCGCGCTGCCGGAGGGGATGGAGGCGGGCCTGGAGGCGACCGACTTCTTCCGTCCGCCGCAGCTCGTGTACCCCTTCGGCGCCCACGTGGCCGTGGTCGAGGCCGACCGCGAAACCGGTTGCGTGCGCGTCCGCGACTTCGTCGCGGTCGACGACTGCGGCTTCCGCATCAGCCCCATGATCGTCGCCGGCCAGGTCCACGGCGGCCTGGCCCAGGGGATCGCCCAGGCGCTGCTGGAGACGCTCGTGTACGGCGAGGACGGTCAGCTCCTGACGGGGTCGCTCATGGACTACGCCGTCCCCCACGCCGACGACCTGCCGTCGTTCACGACCGCCGAGACGGTCACGCCCACGCCCTTCAACCCGCTCGGCGCCAAGGGCATCGGGGAGGCGGCGACCATCGGCTCGACGCCGGCCATCGTCAACGCGGTGGTGGACGCGCTACGCTCCTTCGGCGTGCGGCATCTCGACATGCCGTTGAGATCGGAGCGCGTGTGGCGGGCGCTGAAGGGCGCCGTCTGA